Proteins found in one Microbacterium sp. LWS13-1.2 genomic segment:
- the thiO gene encoding glycine oxidase ThiO, with protein sequence MVVVGGGIIGLSIAWRAAQSGRSVRLIDPAPAQGATFAAAGMLAPVSEFHYQEGALLPAMLESAARYPDFLRDLAPADGAVGYRRSETLLVGVDQGDRQALADLHAAHRSAELDVEALTTWEARDREPLLGPRVTSAYRVPGDHQIDPRMMAARLIDRLADTARPGGRVSIVREQVVGLLRRDPVDPDSGVVGIRLADGTTIGSAEVVIANGVGARTLDGLPRRLELPLRPVYGDILRLRVPDRLRPLLGTTVRALVHGGSVYLVPRADGTLVVGATQREDGMDAVSAGGVHRLLRDAQQVVPAVAELPLIEAAGRARPGTPDNAPLLGRVTGRDGGAVGGLIIATGFFRHGVLLAPLAADITLRLLDGHADHRWNAFRPDRFMPANAVPTAERIPR encoded by the coding sequence GTGGTGGTCGTCGGCGGCGGGATCATCGGGCTGAGCATCGCATGGCGAGCAGCGCAGTCCGGGCGCTCGGTGCGGCTGATCGACCCGGCACCGGCCCAGGGCGCCACCTTCGCGGCGGCCGGCATGCTCGCGCCGGTCAGCGAGTTCCACTATCAAGAGGGCGCGCTGCTGCCGGCGATGCTGGAGTCCGCGGCGCGCTATCCCGACTTCCTGCGCGATCTCGCACCAGCCGACGGCGCGGTGGGCTACCGTCGGAGCGAGACGCTGCTCGTCGGCGTCGACCAAGGCGACCGGCAGGCCCTCGCCGATCTCCACGCCGCCCATCGCAGTGCTGAGCTCGACGTCGAAGCGCTCACGACGTGGGAAGCACGAGACCGCGAGCCGCTGCTCGGGCCGCGGGTGACCAGCGCGTACCGCGTTCCCGGGGACCATCAGATCGACCCGCGGATGATGGCGGCCCGGCTGATCGACAGGCTCGCGGACACCGCCAGACCGGGCGGGCGGGTCAGCATCGTCCGTGAGCAGGTGGTCGGCCTGCTGCGCCGCGATCCGGTCGACCCCGACTCCGGCGTCGTCGGCATCCGGCTTGCGGATGGGACGACGATCGGCAGCGCCGAGGTCGTGATCGCCAACGGCGTGGGAGCGCGGACCCTCGACGGCCTCCCGAGGCGGCTCGAGCTGCCCCTCCGACCCGTGTACGGCGACATCCTTCGACTTCGGGTGCCCGACCGGCTCCGTCCCCTCCTCGGCACCACGGTGCGCGCGCTCGTGCACGGCGGGAGCGTCTACCTCGTACCCCGCGCAGACGGCACGCTTGTGGTGGGCGCGACGCAGCGCGAGGACGGAATGGATGCCGTGTCCGCAGGCGGCGTGCACCGGCTTCTCCGTGACGCGCAGCAGGTCGTGCCGGCGGTGGCGGAGCTGCCCCTGATCGAGGCGGCCGGCAGAGCACGACCGGGCACGCCCGACAACGCCCCACTCTTGGGGCGGGTGACGGGCCGCGACGGCGGAGCCGTCGGCGGGCTGATCATCGCGACCGGCTTCTTCCGGCACGGCGTGCTGCTGGCGCCACTCGCCGCCGACATCACTCTCCGGCTCCTGGACGGTCACGCCGATCACAGGTGGAACGCATTCCGCCCTGACAGGTTCATGCCGGCGAACGCCGTACCCACGGCAGAAAGGATCCCCCGATGA
- the thiS gene encoding sulfur carrier protein ThiS, with translation MTTITLNGARHTSRPRQSVADLVKEVLGVRVTADGSIRDGSTLGIAVAVNSAIVPRSAWADAALAEGDAVEIVSATQGG, from the coding sequence ATGACCACGATCACACTCAACGGTGCACGGCACACGAGCCGACCGCGACAGTCCGTCGCCGACCTGGTGAAGGAGGTCCTGGGTGTACGGGTAACCGCAGACGGCAGTATCCGCGACGGCTCCACACTCGGCATCGCCGTGGCCGTCAACTCCGCCATCGTTCCCCGCTCCGCATGGGCCGACGCCGCGCTCGCCGAGGGCGATGCGGTCGAGATCGTCAGCGCCACCCAGGGAGGCTGA
- a CDS encoding thiazole synthase, with the protein MRSRSSAPPREADVTTDTLHIGGVDLGSRLILGTGGAANHARLGEALRASGTELTTVSMRRHDPSTDSSLFQLLNDEGIRVLPNTAGCLTAREALLTAELAREALGTDWIKLEVIADEDTLLPDGAELALATEQLVARGFVVFAYTNDDPVLALRLEELGAAAVMPLGAPIGTGLGILNPHNISLIVERAGVPIVLDAGIGTASDAALAMELGCDAVLLATAVTRAQNPAGMAAAFRHSVIAGRLAHLSGRIPRRSVAQASSAMEGRPHL; encoded by the coding sequence ATGCGGTCGAGATCGTCAGCGCCACCCAGGGAGGCTGACGTGACCACCGACACCTTGCACATCGGCGGCGTCGACCTCGGCTCACGACTGATCCTGGGCACCGGCGGAGCCGCCAACCATGCCCGGCTCGGCGAGGCGCTGCGGGCCTCGGGAACCGAGCTGACCACTGTCTCGATGCGCCGGCACGACCCGTCGACAGACAGCTCGCTGTTCCAGCTGCTGAACGACGAGGGCATCCGCGTCCTCCCGAACACGGCCGGATGCCTCACCGCACGTGAGGCGCTGCTCACCGCCGAACTCGCCCGGGAGGCGCTGGGCACCGACTGGATCAAGCTCGAGGTGATCGCCGACGAAGACACCCTGCTTCCAGACGGTGCCGAACTTGCTCTCGCCACCGAGCAGCTCGTGGCTCGCGGATTCGTCGTCTTCGCCTACACCAACGACGACCCGGTACTGGCGCTGCGCCTCGAAGAGCTCGGCGCCGCCGCAGTCATGCCCCTGGGTGCTCCCATCGGAACGGGACTTGGCATCCTCAACCCCCACAACATCTCCCTCATCGTCGAACGCGCCGGCGTTCCGATTGTGCTCGACGCCGGAATCGGCACCGCCTCCGACGCCGCCCTCGCGATGGAACTCGGGTGCGATGCCGTGCTGCTGGCCACCGCAGTCACCCGCGCACAGAATCCCGCGGGCATGGCGGCGGCCTTCAGGCACTCGGTGATCGCCGGAAGGCTCGCCCACCTCTCGGGCCGCATCCCGCGACGCAGCGTCGCCCAAGCCTCCTCCGCCATGGAAGGGCGGCCACACCTATGA
- the moeB gene encoding molybdopterin-synthase adenylyltransferase MoeB encodes MTTTVTPAAVPPLVNPAPCLDPAELDRYSRHILLPEIGHVGQRRLKNARVLVIGAGGLGSPVLVYLAAAGIGTLGIVDDDRVEASNLQRQIVHGVDDIGRLKVDSARDTLARLNPFVEVRTHALRLERDNAVTLFADYDLVIDGADNFATRYLISDAATATERPCVWGSILRFGAQVSVFWSLHGPTYRDLYPDAPPPESAPSCGEAGVLGMLCGVAGSMMAAEAIKLLTGTGRSLLGRLSIFDLADAAWRELRIVPDPDRNARGLSCDRVQGVCVADLTERQAAPVPQTAGVLTVDDLRGFLHDRSSGDASFVLLDVREPDEYTSTNISGSRSLPLSRLRSEGAGIVDLPVGHPIIVYCKAGPRALAAANILLTAGHTDVRVLDGGFDRWTAVSG; translated from the coding sequence ATGACGACGACGGTGACTCCGGCCGCGGTGCCACCGCTCGTGAATCCCGCGCCGTGTCTCGATCCCGCCGAGCTCGACCGATACTCGCGCCACATCCTCTTGCCCGAAATCGGACATGTCGGCCAACGGCGGCTGAAGAACGCAAGAGTGCTCGTCATCGGTGCCGGCGGCCTCGGATCCCCGGTCCTGGTCTACCTCGCCGCCGCCGGCATAGGCACTCTCGGAATCGTCGACGACGACCGCGTGGAAGCCAGCAACCTGCAGCGCCAGATCGTGCACGGCGTTGACGACATCGGCCGCCTCAAGGTCGACTCAGCGCGCGACACCCTCGCCCGGCTCAACCCGTTCGTCGAGGTCCGGACCCATGCGCTGCGGCTGGAGCGCGACAACGCTGTGACGCTTTTTGCGGACTACGACCTCGTCATCGACGGTGCCGACAACTTCGCTACCCGCTACCTCATCTCAGATGCGGCAACGGCGACGGAGAGGCCGTGCGTGTGGGGTTCGATCCTCCGCTTCGGCGCCCAGGTGAGCGTCTTCTGGAGTCTCCACGGACCCACCTACCGCGACCTGTACCCGGATGCGCCTCCACCCGAGTCCGCTCCTTCCTGCGGCGAGGCGGGCGTGCTCGGGATGCTCTGCGGAGTGGCCGGGTCGATGATGGCGGCCGAGGCGATCAAGCTGCTCACCGGGACCGGAAGATCGCTTCTGGGGCGACTTTCGATCTTCGACCTCGCCGACGCCGCCTGGCGGGAACTCAGGATCGTCCCTGATCCCGACCGCAATGCTCGCGGCCTGAGCTGCGACCGCGTCCAGGGCGTATGCGTGGCCGACCTCACCGAGCGTCAAGCCGCCCCTGTTCCTCAGACGGCCGGAGTCCTGACGGTCGACGACTTGCGCGGGTTCCTTCATGACCGCAGCTCCGGCGATGCCAGCTTCGTACTGCTCGACGTCCGTGAGCCCGACGAATACACCTCGACGAACATCTCGGGATCGCGATCGTTGCCGCTCAGCCGGCTCAGGAGCGAAGGAGCAGGCATCGTGGATCTGCCCGTCGGTCATCCGATCATCGTCTACTGCAAGGCCGGCCCCAGAGCTCTCGCTGCTGCCAATATCCTCCTCACCGCCGGCCACACCGACGTGCGCGTCTTGGATGGAGGCTTTGACCGATGGACTGCCGTCTCCGGATGA
- a CDS encoding bifunctional hydroxymethylpyrimidine kinase/phosphomethylpyrimidine kinase, translated as MPPVAFVAAQLDAVSDDVEIDAVKIGMLQSAEIIAAVRGRLARVRPPLVVRDPVMVATSGDRLLDPAAEEALRALCGIADLVTPNLAELAVLTGRPRGDLDVGSRRRPCARARHRHHRAAEGRAPQ; from the coding sequence GTGCCGCCGGTCGCGTTTGTCGCGGCCCAGCTGGACGCGGTATCCGACGACGTCGAGATCGACGCCGTGAAGATCGGTATGCTGCAGTCCGCCGAGATCATCGCCGCCGTGCGGGGGCGGCTCGCCCGGGTGCGTCCGCCGCTGGTCGTGCGCGACCCGGTGATGGTAGCCACGAGCGGCGATCGCTTGCTCGATCCCGCCGCCGAGGAGGCGCTCCGCGCCCTCTGCGGCATCGCCGATCTCGTCACGCCGAACCTGGCCGAGCTCGCGGTGCTCACCGGCCGACCGCGCGGCGACCTGGACGTAGGCTCTCGACGACGCCCGTGCGCTCGCGCACGCCACCGGCACCACCGTGCTGCTGAAGGGCGGGCACCTCAGTGA
- a CDS encoding bifunctional hydroxymethylpyrimidine kinase/phosphomethylpyrimidine kinase → MLLKGGHLSDSSCPAAIVGLDGVHEVLGERIATRHTHGTGCSLSSALATLRAAGSSWPDALVRAKDWLTGALAHADALHVGSGNGPIDHFHELRRRTTATDSGSAGAWDASAGVRAQVDAGHLVRGPSDGSLPRKVFHRYVAQDALYLGEYARMLARASALAPTADEPMFWGRSAGSAIVEERRLHETHVGSAASNPEPHTLAYMNHLHASAVSYGELVAALLPCLWLYADLGTRLPWTRHPPPSGILPRFLITTWTSSPGASFS, encoded by the coding sequence GTGCTGCTGAAGGGCGGGCACCTCAGTGACAGCTCCTGCCCCGCCGCGATCGTGGGACTCGACGGCGTGCACGAGGTCTTGGGCGAGCGCATCGCCACACGGCACACGCATGGCACCGGCTGTTCGCTCTCGTCTGCGCTCGCCACGCTGCGGGCGGCAGGCTCCTCGTGGCCTGACGCGCTGGTACGCGCGAAAGACTGGCTCACCGGCGCGCTCGCCCACGCCGATGCGCTGCACGTCGGCAGCGGGAACGGCCCGATCGACCACTTCCACGAGCTGCGGCGCAGGACGACCGCGACCGACTCCGGGTCGGCAGGGGCGTGGGATGCTTCCGCCGGCGTCCGCGCGCAGGTCGACGCCGGTCACTTGGTTCGCGGCCCCAGCGACGGTTCGCTGCCGCGGAAGGTCTTCCACCGCTACGTGGCGCAAGACGCACTCTACCTCGGCGAGTACGCGCGAATGCTCGCGCGGGCGAGCGCCCTGGCCCCGACCGCGGACGAGCCGATGTTCTGGGGCCGTTCCGCCGGCTCCGCCATCGTCGAGGAGCGAAGGCTGCACGAGACGCACGTCGGATCCGCAGCATCCAATCCCGAACCGCATACCCTCGCCTACATGAACCATCTGCACGCCTCGGCCGTATCGTACGGTGAACTCGTGGCCGCGCTGCTGCCGTGCTTGTGGCTCTACGCCGACCTCGGGACACGGCTGCCGTGGACGCGCCACCCGCCGCCGTCGGGGATTTTGCCGAGATTCTTGATAACCACGTGGACCAGCTCGCCCGGGGCTTCTTTCTCGTAG
- a CDS encoding aldo/keto reductase — protein sequence MKTAHLGSLAVPRLGLGVMGMSAFYTGAGGAEARHVRTIHRAIDLGVTMFDTAEVYGPFVNEDLLGQALQGRRDRAVIATKFGLISHTGRPALDSSPRNVRIAVEGSLRRLRTDVIDLYYQHRVDPNTPIEETFRALSELVAEGKVRHLGLSEASAETVRRAHAVHPVTAVQTEYSLWTRDVEDELLPTLTELGAGLVPYSPLGHGFLAGGIRTLDGLAPDDWRRSNPRFTGDNLQRNLAILDEVQAVALESDATSAQVALAWLLARGPMLAPIPGTTRIARLEENLAADALELSPGQLARLDALPRPEGERHSAADMAAIDR from the coding sequence ATGAAGACAGCGCACCTCGGCTCGCTCGCAGTCCCGCGGTTGGGTCTCGGTGTGATGGGCATGTCGGCCTTCTACACCGGCGCAGGAGGTGCAGAAGCCCGGCATGTGCGCACGATCCACCGCGCAATAGATCTCGGCGTGACCATGTTCGATACCGCCGAGGTGTACGGCCCCTTCGTCAACGAGGACCTCCTCGGCCAAGCTCTGCAGGGACGCCGCGATCGCGCGGTGATCGCGACCAAGTTCGGGCTGATCTCGCACACGGGCCGACCGGCTCTCGACAGCTCGCCGCGAAATGTGCGGATCGCCGTAGAAGGCTCACTGCGTCGGCTACGCACCGACGTCATCGACCTGTACTACCAGCATCGCGTCGACCCGAACACGCCGATCGAGGAGACGTTCCGCGCGCTGTCAGAGCTCGTCGCGGAGGGAAAGGTCCGCCATCTTGGTCTGTCGGAGGCCAGTGCCGAAACGGTTCGGCGAGCGCACGCCGTGCATCCCGTGACCGCTGTGCAGACCGAGTACTCGCTCTGGACGAGGGACGTGGAGGACGAGCTGCTGCCCACCCTCACGGAGCTGGGCGCGGGACTCGTCCCGTACTCACCGCTCGGCCACGGCTTCCTGGCAGGCGGCATCCGTACACTCGACGGCCTGGCACCCGACGACTGGCGCAGGAGCAACCCCCGTTTCACCGGCGATAACCTGCAGAGGAATCTCGCGATCCTCGATGAGGTGCAGGCGGTCGCGCTCGAATCCGACGCCACTTCGGCTCAGGTGGCTCTGGCGTGGCTGCTGGCCCGCGGTCCCATGCTCGCACCGATTCCGGGCACCACCAGAATCGCCCGGCTCGAAGAGAACCTCGCCGCAGATGCCCTCGAGCTCTCACCCGGCCAACTCGCCCGGCTCGACGCGCTCCCCCGGCCCGAGGGTGAGCGTCATTCGGCGGCCGACATGGCCGCGATCGATCGCTGA
- a CDS encoding Gfo/Idh/MocA family oxidoreductase → MSENPIRVGIIGADTAASWAGASHIPAIAAQPRFVLEAVATRREESAKRAAKVFGARRWFADPYALIADPDIDLVTVAVKVPAHRDLVMAALAAGKAVYSESPLGANLGETEEMAAAVGSQHTVIGLQGSLNPSVRRAVEIIAKGAIGCVLSARVHATTFGYGPESISAYDYFNKQEAGASFLTITTAHVLDVIETVLGQVTEVDARTERLWPQVVLTDSGEVFRSAISSFRRALGSTHPMRRSRPVSVPPPRNSGWGPRSMWERCTRVSREISTRAPLQPRASLTRCTTVSWWRGWKKRPVAGSDSRTPQQGAGHGVGPAPCCRADAAVSLRRR, encoded by the coding sequence ATGAGCGAAAACCCCATCCGAGTCGGAATCATCGGCGCCGACACCGCAGCGAGTTGGGCCGGGGCGTCGCACATCCCCGCCATCGCGGCCCAGCCTCGGTTCGTGTTGGAGGCCGTGGCGACACGGCGCGAGGAATCGGCGAAGCGCGCCGCGAAGGTATTTGGGGCACGGCGGTGGTTCGCTGATCCCTACGCCCTCATCGCCGACCCCGACATCGACCTCGTCACCGTCGCCGTGAAAGTGCCGGCCCACCGAGATCTCGTGATGGCGGCGCTCGCCGCAGGAAAGGCCGTCTACTCGGAATCTCCCCTCGGCGCGAATCTCGGTGAGACGGAGGAGATGGCCGCGGCCGTGGGGTCTCAGCACACGGTGATCGGTCTGCAGGGCAGCCTGAACCCCTCGGTGCGACGCGCGGTGGAGATCATCGCCAAGGGGGCCATCGGGTGTGTTCTCTCGGCCCGTGTTCACGCCACGACGTTCGGCTACGGCCCGGAGTCTATCTCGGCATACGACTACTTCAACAAGCAGGAGGCAGGGGCCAGCTTCCTCACGATCACGACCGCCCATGTCCTGGACGTCATCGAGACCGTCCTCGGACAGGTCACCGAGGTGGATGCGCGGACGGAGAGGCTGTGGCCGCAGGTGGTGCTCACCGACTCCGGTGAGGTGTTCAGGTCGGCGATCTCATCCTTTCGGCGAGCGTTGGGTTCGACGCACCCGATGCGCCGGTCTCGTCCGGTGTCGGTCCCACCGCCGCGGAATTCTGGATGGGGGCCGCGATCAATGTGGGAGAGGTGTACGCGAGTCTCGCGCGAGATATCGACGAGGGCACCTTTGCAACCCCGGGCTTCGCTCACGCGCTGCACAACAGTCAGCTGGTGGCGCGGGTGGAAGAAGCGGCCCGTAGCGGGCAGCGACAGTAGAACACCTCAGCAGGGTGCGGGCCACGGCGTCGGGCCCGCACCCTGCTGTCGAGCGGACGCGGCGGTGAGTCTAAGGCGTCGATGA
- a CDS encoding TetR/AcrR family transcriptional regulator: MPVSQTRLGRPREFDPDYALEQAMRVFWAKGYEGASLTDLTEAMGITRSSMYAAFGNKDELFRRAVERYTEGPASYGFRALSEPTAREVAESLLRGAAAASTLREAPHGCLGVQAALSAGDNGLTAQKVLVDWRQDAAARLESRFLRARAEGDLPETEDPRTLATFIVTVAYGIAVQAATGKSEVELRRVADVAMNAASWSHD, from the coding sequence ATGCCCGTATCGCAGACCAGACTGGGGCGACCCCGCGAGTTCGATCCCGACTACGCCCTCGAACAAGCCATGAGAGTGTTCTGGGCCAAAGGATACGAAGGGGCGAGCCTGACGGACCTGACTGAGGCGATGGGCATCACTCGCAGCAGCATGTATGCGGCGTTCGGAAACAAGGACGAGCTGTTCCGCCGGGCGGTCGAGCGGTACACGGAAGGTCCAGCCTCCTACGGATTCCGTGCACTGTCCGAGCCGACCGCACGCGAAGTGGCCGAGTCCCTTCTTCGCGGCGCAGCCGCTGCCAGCACGCTTCGCGAGGCACCCCACGGATGCCTTGGCGTCCAGGCTGCGCTGTCCGCCGGCGACAACGGGCTCACTGCCCAGAAGGTCCTCGTCGACTGGCGCCAGGATGCCGCTGCGCGCCTCGAGTCCCGATTTCTGCGTGCGCGGGCCGAGGGTGATCTGCCGGAGACCGAGGATCCGCGCACGCTGGCGACCTTCATCGTCACGGTCGCGTACGGCATCGCCGTTCAGGCGGCGACGGGAAAGAGCGAGGTGGAACTGCGTCGGGTTGCTGATGTGGCGATGAACGCGGCGTCCTGGTCCCACGACTGA
- a CDS encoding response regulator transcription factor, with the protein MSSGNGIRVVLADDEQLLRYTLGALLALDGSIAIVGQASDGAEAVTVAIRERPDVLVIDLEMPGTDGLHAVESIRRQIPDQKILMLTRHARPGVLRRALKAGVRGFMSKSADPELIGDVIRRLHEGGRWVDHDVLEASMIDDSPLSDRELDALRETLEGYSVKEIAARLHLAPGTVRNYLSSAMQKTHRSTRQEAARHARSRGWL; encoded by the coding sequence ATGAGCAGCGGCAACGGTATCCGTGTGGTCCTCGCCGACGACGAGCAGCTGCTGCGATACACGCTGGGCGCGCTTCTGGCCCTCGACGGCTCGATCGCCATCGTCGGTCAGGCGTCGGACGGTGCCGAGGCGGTGACGGTCGCCATCCGCGAGCGGCCGGACGTGCTTGTGATCGATCTCGAGATGCCCGGTACTGACGGTCTGCACGCGGTCGAGTCGATTCGGCGCCAGATCCCCGACCAGAAGATCCTGATGCTTACACGACACGCGCGACCGGGCGTTCTTCGGCGAGCGCTGAAAGCGGGGGTTCGGGGATTTATGAGCAAGTCCGCCGATCCTGAGCTCATCGGCGACGTCATCCGCCGGTTGCACGAGGGCGGGCGATGGGTCGACCACGACGTCCTTGAGGCGTCCATGATCGATGACTCACCACTCTCGGATCGGGAGCTCGATGCGCTCCGGGAGACGCTGGAAGGGTACTCGGTGAAGGAGATCGCTGCGCGACTGCATCTCGCGCCCGGCACGGTGCGCAACTACCTTTCGAGCGCCATGCAGAAGACTCACAGGTCAACGCGACAGGAGGCCGCGCGTCATGCCCGGTCGCGCGGCTGGCTCTGA
- a CDS encoding histidine kinase: protein MIESERSTDLHAIPRMRRMVVGSAILAIAPLSVIGVVLTSTSWWEALLVGLTLAFTTTLLKEWRLDGYAPRAVFLFVFAGAAYLYGAFMANSPISFMPFAVVGALLVMKVKGHRLIASLLLALVVAGFGAVSLLTHLPTLTLVIQFVVVPAAGTLYILAVVFVGELAWELVREAERAKLIESELAVAEERVRFAGDLHDIQGQSLHVIKLKATLARRLLEDDPHRAAGELADIRWLVDDTVAKTRELAYARYEIDLLAELENTRALAEASGMSVSIRTELDRSTRAHPLLAHTLREATTNLLRHAEPSWATITASAVDVEISNDGALASGEIRPRGLARLERRIQAVGGALDFSRQDDVFTVRARIPAHRRAASTAHQSKVGERR, encoded by the coding sequence GTGATCGAGAGCGAGAGATCGACCGATTTGCACGCGATCCCTCGCATGCGGCGGATGGTGGTCGGTTCCGCCATCCTGGCGATCGCCCCGCTGTCGGTGATCGGCGTCGTCCTCACCAGCACATCCTGGTGGGAGGCGCTGTTAGTCGGACTCACCCTGGCGTTCACCACGACGCTGCTGAAGGAGTGGCGCCTCGACGGGTACGCTCCGCGCGCCGTCTTCCTGTTCGTCTTCGCTGGAGCGGCGTATCTATACGGGGCGTTCATGGCAAACAGTCCCATCAGCTTCATGCCATTCGCCGTCGTGGGCGCCCTGCTCGTCATGAAGGTTAAAGGGCACCGCCTCATCGCCTCTCTCCTCCTGGCGCTGGTCGTGGCGGGGTTCGGCGCGGTGTCCCTTCTGACGCATCTGCCGACACTCACCCTCGTCATCCAGTTCGTCGTCGTGCCGGCGGCCGGGACGCTTTACATCCTCGCGGTCGTCTTCGTCGGCGAACTGGCCTGGGAGCTCGTGCGGGAGGCCGAGCGCGCCAAACTGATCGAATCGGAGCTTGCTGTGGCGGAGGAGCGGGTGCGCTTCGCGGGCGACCTGCACGATATCCAAGGGCAGTCGCTGCACGTCATCAAACTCAAGGCGACGCTCGCCCGTCGATTGCTGGAAGACGACCCGCACCGCGCGGCGGGAGAGCTCGCCGATATCCGCTGGTTGGTCGACGACACCGTCGCGAAGACGCGCGAGCTTGCCTATGCTCGCTACGAGATTGACCTCCTCGCCGAGCTCGAGAACACGCGGGCCCTCGCCGAAGCATCGGGTATGAGCGTATCGATCCGCACCGAGCTGGACCGCTCCACCCGCGCCCACCCGCTCCTGGCCCACACGCTCCGCGAGGCCACGACCAACCTCTTGCGTCACGCGGAGCCGTCGTGGGCGACCATCACCGCCAGCGCCGTCGACGTCGAGATCTCGAACGACGGCGCTCTTGCCTCGGGTGAGATCCGTCCACGAGGACTCGCGCGACTCGAACGGCGGATCCAAGCCGTCGGCGGCGCGCTCGACTTCTCGCGGCAGGACGACGTCTTCACCGTCCGGGCGCGAATCCCTGCGCACCGCAGGGCCGCATCGACGGCACACCAGAGCAAGGTTGGGGAACGACGATGA
- a CDS encoding alpha/beta hydrolase, which yields MSEQSPRRAPRRRLHAILAAVVSVVFVATACTPAASSPSEGSEGAELERFYGQQLDLEPCELRGYIPENVIEGECGHVEVPLDYENPDAALAQIAVFRVPARGDDPIGSLVVNPGGPGFPGVGYAAQLADVWIDNALTERFDIVGFDPRGTGATVPALDCYSDAERDAGAGSASQLSYSGVRPLVEACAESVGGQEALAHLGTRDVARDMDIMRAVLGDSALSFAGSSYGTRLGAVYAEMFPENVRALVLDGALDPHATTLERREQQWAGFQKSFEQFAAFCAQQGACVIGGDPAAATEEYQRLTRPLVDSPLMTASGRELTFADVSDAMVTGLYSSATWPVMSQGLSELAQGDGAIMLALRDFYLGRSPEGAYDNGTEATLAINCLDEDRFTAAELAGLERAALDAAPFLDPGTPVRETSDLCEGWPVEPTLGFPYADGIRNLPPTLTVSVTGDPVTPHAGGIRLAETLGGSLLTVVGDQHGTLLAANECVEAAVEAYLINLEVPDRDAECALAPVGG from the coding sequence ATGAGCGAACAATCCCCCCGCCGGGCGCCTCGGCGCCGCCTGCACGCGATACTCGCCGCCGTGGTGTCGGTCGTCTTCGTCGCCACCGCGTGCACCCCCGCGGCTTCGTCGCCGTCGGAAGGTTCGGAAGGTGCAGAGCTCGAGCGGTTCTACGGACAGCAGCTCGATCTCGAACCCTGCGAGTTGCGCGGATACATCCCCGAGAACGTCATTGAGGGGGAGTGCGGACATGTCGAGGTGCCGCTGGACTACGAAAACCCTGATGCGGCATTGGCGCAGATCGCAGTCTTTCGCGTGCCTGCGCGCGGCGACGACCCGATCGGCTCGCTCGTCGTCAACCCGGGCGGACCGGGGTTTCCGGGGGTGGGCTACGCGGCTCAGCTCGCTGATGTCTGGATCGACAACGCGCTGACCGAGCGATTCGACATCGTCGGCTTCGATCCGCGCGGCACCGGAGCGACCGTGCCCGCGCTCGATTGCTACAGCGACGCGGAACGCGACGCGGGGGCGGGCAGCGCGAGCCAGCTGTCGTACTCGGGTGTGCGCCCGCTCGTGGAGGCGTGCGCCGAGAGCGTGGGCGGCCAGGAGGCACTGGCGCATCTCGGTACCCGCGACGTGGCACGTGACATGGACATCATGCGGGCTGTGCTCGGTGACTCGGCGCTCTCCTTCGCGGGTTCGAGCTACGGCACGAGGCTGGGCGCAGTGTACGCCGAGATGTTCCCCGAGAATGTGCGCGCCCTTGTACTGGATGGTGCGCTCGACCCCCATGCGACCACTCTGGAGCGCCGCGAGCAGCAGTGGGCGGGCTTCCAAAAGTCGTTTGAACAGTTCGCAGCCTTCTGCGCCCAGCAAGGCGCCTGTGTAATCGGCGGTGACCCCGCAGCGGCGACCGAGGAGTACCAACGGCTGACACGCCCACTCGTCGACTCCCCGCTCATGACAGCATCCGGCCGCGAACTCACCTTCGCCGACGTGAGCGACGCGATGGTGACTGGGCTGTACAGCTCCGCGACCTGGCCGGTGATGAGCCAGGGACTCTCCGAACTCGCCCAAGGAGACGGCGCCATCATGCTCGCTCTGCGGGACTTCTACCTCGGTCGCAGCCCGGAAGGCGCCTACGATAACGGCACCGAGGCGACCCTGGCGATCAACTGCCTGGACGAGGACCGCTTCACCGCGGCGGAACTCGCAGGGCTGGAACGGGCCGCCCTCGACGCTGCTCCTTTCCTCGACCCGGGGACCCCCGTCCGCGAGACGTCGGACCTCTGCGAAGGATGGCCCGTCGAGCCGACGCTGGGCTTCCCGTACGCCGACGGGATCCGCAACCTCCCCCCGACGCTCACGGTGTCGGTGACCGGTGACCCGGTGACACCACATGCCGGTGGCATCCGACTCGCGGAGACTCTCGGTGGATCGCTTCTGACGGTCGTTGGCGATCAGCACGGGACGCTGCTGGCTGCAAACGAATGTGTTGAAGCGGCGGTTGAGGCCTATCTGATCAACCTCGAGGTGCCGGATCGCGATGCTGAGTGCGCGTTGGCGCCTGTCGGCGGATGA